The window TATATACGGTTTGAATAATTACAACGAGAGTGTTCATGGTAACATGGGCAATGATTGGGACGATTATCCGTTTTGTTTTTACATATAAAAAAGCAAAGGAAAACCCGATTGCTGAATACAATAAAACGTGTTCAAATTCAAGGTGTGCTAATGCGAAAATGACAGAACTGATAAGAGCGGAAATAAAGAAATTAAATCGTTGATGCAAAGCCCCAAAGATAATTTTTCGAAACACAATCTCTTCTAATATTGGACCAACAATGGAACTAATAAAGATGACGATTGGGAAGCTTTCGATAATCCCAATGATGTGTTGCGTATTTTCAGACCCCGTTTTAATTCCCAGCATGGCTTCAATATTTGCAGCAACCGATTGAGCAAACAATGCTAAAAATACCCCGAATATAGCCCAAATAACCAATGAGGTAATACTAGCCCTATTTTTTTCAAAGCGTGTATCGGAATCATTTCGCAATACCAAGAGTATAATCAAAAGGGTAATAGCAAAGCTTATGACAAGCCAAAAGGGGACGGCTAAAACCTTCATCTCAGCCATTGTTTTTCCGAACAAGGTTCCAATATAGACTGTGAGGGGAACCCCGATGTAGCTAGACAACTGCATGGTAATGTATGTAATTAAGACAATCCAATATTTCTTTTTCAATATATTTTACTCCTTCTAATAAAAACTGCGATAGTAATCCCATTTTACTAATAATTGACCCTATGTTTCAAATTAACAAGTTTATTCTTAGTAAATTTTGTGAATTTGAATAAAAATAAAATTGTGTTGAATACTTTATAAGGTTGAGAATTTGAGGGGAAATCATAAAAAAATTTGTGCATGGCACTTGCAAAAGACTGATAAATTATTTACAATATTAATTGTGTTAGCACTCGTTAGAGGAGAGTGCTAATAATTGATAAATTACATATTATTTGAGGAGGTTGTTTCTCTTGTTAAAGCCAATTGGTGATCGTATTGTTATTGAGCTTGTTGAATCAGAAGAAAAAACTGCGAGCGGTATTGTACTTCCTGACAATGCTAAAGAAAAGCCACAAGAAGGAAAAGTTGTTGCAGTTGGTACTGGTCGTGTTCTTGATAGCGGTGAGCGTGTGGCAGTAGAAGTTGCTGTAGGCGATCGCATTATCTTCTCAAAATACTCTGGTACTGAAGT of the Bacillus sp. 1NLA3E genome contains:
- a CDS encoding CPBP family intramembrane glutamic endopeptidase translates to MKKKYWIVLITYITMQLSSYIGVPLTVYIGTLFGKTMAEMKVLAVPFWLVISFAITLLIILLVLRNDSDTRFEKNRASITSLVIWAIFGVFLALFAQSVAANIEAMLGIKTGSENTQHIIGIIESFPIVIFISSIVGPILEEIVFRKIIFGALHQRFNFFISALISSVIFALAHLEFEHVLLYSAIGFSFAFLYVKTKRIIVPIIAHVTMNTLVVIIQTVYREDIERMLHQVEKIQSFIGGFL
- the groES gene encoding co-chaperone GroES, yielding MLKPIGDRIVIELVESEEKTASGIVLPDNAKEKPQEGKVVAVGTGRVLDSGERVAVEVAVGDRIIFSKYSGTEVKFQGTEYLILRETDILAVVAE